The Pseudomonas solani genome segment ATCATCTTCGGCGCCAACCCGGCGCTGGGCCTGATCCTGCTGCCGATCATGCTCTACCACCAGATGCAGCTGATCGTCTGCTCGGTGATGGCCGAGCGCTATGCCAACCGTGGCCGCGAACTGAGCCAGGCGCAGGCGAGCGCGGCCTGACACCCACCCTCGAAAAGCACGCGAAAAAAAAGGGCGGCCCAACCTGTGGGCCGCCCTAAATCACGGAGTTGCATACATCACGCGGCCAGCGATGAATTGCGGCCGCGGGTATTGGATTACTTTTCGATGATCGCGGTCACACCTTGTCCGCCTGCAGCGCAGATCGAGATCAGCCCGCGACCCTTTTCCGCCACCGAAAGCAGCTTGGCCAGGTTGGCGACGATGCGCCCGCCGGTGGCTGCGAAGGGGTGGCCGGCGGCCAGGGAGCTGCCCTTGACGTTCATCTTGCTGCGATCGATGGAGCCCAGCGGCTGGTCGAGGCCGAGGCGGGTCTTGCAGTAGTCGGCGTCTTCCCAGGCCTTGAGGGTGCAGAGCACCTGGGCGGCGAAGGCCTCGTGGATTTCGTAGTAGTCGAAGTCCTGCAGGGTCAGGCCGTTGCGCGCCAGCAGACGCGGCACCGCATAGACCGGCGCCATCAGCAGGCCTTCCTTGCCACCGACGAAATCCACCGCCGCCGCTTCGCCGTCCTTGAAGTAGGCGAGGATCGGCAGCCCGCGCGCCTTGGCCCACTCCTCGCTGGCCAGCAGCACCACGGAGGCGCCATCGGTGAGCGGGGTGGAGTTGGCGGCGGTCATGGTGCCGCGCGGGCCCTTGTCGAACACCGGCTTGAGGGTGGCGAGCTTCTCCGGATTGATGTCCGCGCGCAGGTTCTGGTCGCGGGTCAGGCCGAGGAAGGGGGTCAGCAGGTCGTTCTGCCAGCCTTCGGCATAGGCCGCGGCGAGCTTCTGGTGGCTGGCCACGGCCAGGGCGTCCTGCTCGTCACGGGGGATGGACCAGGTCTGCGCCATCAGCTCGCAGGACTCGCCCATGGACAGCCCGGTACGCGGCTCGCCGTTACGCGGGATGTGCGGCGCCAGGTGGCGCGGGCGCACCTTGAGCAGGCTCTTGATCTTGTCGCCGGTGGTCTTGCCGCGGTTGGCTTCCAGGAGGATCTTGCGCAGCTCCTCGTGCACGCCGATGGGCGCGTCGGAGGTGGTGTCG includes the following:
- a CDS encoding acetyl-CoA C-acetyltransferase, encoding MTQLRRVAIVGGNRIPFARSNTVYATATNQQMLTSALEGLVERYNLHGERIGEFVAGAVLKHSRDFNLARECVLGSRLAPETSAYDIQQACGTGLEAAILVANKIALGQIDSGIAGGVDTTSDAPIGVHEELRKILLEANRGKTTGDKIKSLLKVRPRHLAPHIPRNGEPRTGLSMGESCELMAQTWSIPRDEQDALAVASHQKLAAAYAEGWQNDLLTPFLGLTRDQNLRADINPEKLATLKPVFDKGPRGTMTAANSTPLTDGASVVLLASEEWAKARGLPILAYFKDGEAAAVDFVGGKEGLLMAPVYAVPRLLARNGLTLQDFDYYEIHEAFAAQVLCTLKAWEDADYCKTRLGLDQPLGSIDRSKMNVKGSSLAAGHPFAATGGRIVANLAKLLSVAEKGRGLISICAAGGQGVTAIIEK